A stretch of Paenibacillus peoriae DNA encodes these proteins:
- a CDS encoding glycoside hydrolase family 52 protein — protein sequence MSKNIFYNTQHAPIGSFSSFTLGFKGNRGGLGLELGKPADENVYIGLQSRDGESYEALPFFASTQDESARYDVEKKGKRTEPQLMAFADSDITRELKVGTDTWQAGDLTFRLYSPVRPVPEPGTAGMDELRAALVPAVFAELTVDNTQGTAARRAFFGYQGSDPYSGIRIIGEDPRRDTTDSTPLEERLTGIGQGRSTAIVTNSSEAVPASGFAMEKLLGETMAENLSFGLGTTGALLMDVPAGEKRTYAFAICFYRGGIVTTGIEASYYYTQLFKDIEDVGNYALKHFTDLTAACVQANRWMESADLSPDQKFMLAQAIHSYYGSTQLLSHQADGEPIWIVNEGEYRMMNTLDLTADQLYYELILNPWTVRNELEWFVQRYSYRDEVRFPGEEQTYPGGITFTHDMGVANVFSRQGYSCYELAGIDDCFSYMSHEELVNWLCCATVYIEQTQDQSFTTRMLPVLCDCFESMLRRDHPDPAQRNGLMGLDSSRTRGGAEITTYDSLDVSLGQSRNNIYLGSKCWAVYVALEKIFASKGLNSLSQEAGLQADKCAAAITAHMTDKGYIPAVIQEGNDSQIIPAIEGLIFPYFTGCEAALKPDGRFGGYIQALRRHLETVLVPGVCLFEDGGWKLSSTSNNSWLSKIYLSQFIARELLELPWEEAGQAADAAHVSWLLHPEESYWCWSDQILSGIAHGSKYYPRGVTAILWLYEGNGNRLTLPEHMSQDQKQHV from the coding sequence ATGTCGAAAAATATATTTTATAACACACAGCATGCACCTATCGGTTCTTTTTCCAGCTTTACACTTGGGTTTAAGGGTAATCGCGGCGGACTTGGTTTGGAGCTGGGCAAGCCTGCCGACGAAAATGTATATATCGGGCTGCAATCCAGAGATGGCGAATCATACGAGGCGCTTCCCTTCTTTGCATCCACACAGGATGAAAGTGCCCGCTACGACGTGGAGAAAAAGGGTAAACGAACGGAACCGCAGCTTATGGCCTTTGCTGATTCCGACATTACCCGTGAGCTAAAAGTAGGAACGGATACATGGCAGGCCGGCGATTTGACGTTCCGGCTGTACTCTCCTGTTCGCCCGGTACCCGAGCCGGGAACCGCAGGTATGGATGAGCTGCGAGCAGCGTTGGTTCCGGCGGTATTCGCCGAGCTAACCGTCGATAACACGCAGGGGACTGCAGCGCGAAGAGCTTTTTTCGGCTATCAGGGCAGTGATCCGTATAGCGGCATACGCATTATAGGAGAAGATCCGCGCAGGGACACTACGGATTCTACCCCATTGGAGGAAAGACTCACAGGCATCGGCCAAGGGCGCAGTACAGCCATTGTGACCAACAGCAGCGAAGCAGTACCTGCCAGCGGATTTGCAATGGAGAAGCTGCTTGGGGAGACCATGGCCGAGAATTTATCCTTTGGCCTGGGCACGACGGGTGCGCTCCTGATGGACGTTCCCGCAGGTGAGAAGCGCACATATGCCTTCGCCATATGCTTCTATCGCGGCGGCATTGTGACAACAGGCATCGAAGCGTCGTATTACTATACCCAGCTGTTCAAGGATATTGAGGACGTGGGAAACTATGCGTTGAAGCATTTTACAGACCTGACTGCAGCCTGTGTTCAGGCTAATCGCTGGATGGAGTCGGCAGACCTGAGCCCGGACCAGAAATTTATGCTCGCTCAGGCGATCCACAGCTACTACGGCAGTACTCAACTGCTGAGTCACCAAGCGGACGGAGAACCGATCTGGATTGTGAACGAAGGCGAGTATCGGATGATGAATACCCTCGATCTGACGGCGGATCAGCTTTATTATGAATTGATTTTGAATCCATGGACGGTACGCAACGAGCTGGAGTGGTTTGTCCAAAGGTACAGCTATCGGGATGAGGTACGCTTTCCGGGAGAGGAACAGACCTATCCCGGTGGTATCACGTTTACCCATGATATGGGCGTAGCCAACGTGTTCTCCCGGCAGGGATACTCCTGTTATGAGCTGGCAGGGATTGACGACTGCTTCTCTTACATGAGCCACGAGGAACTGGTGAACTGGCTTTGCTGCGCCACGGTATATATCGAGCAGACACAGGATCAGTCATTTACGACACGTATGCTACCTGTTTTGTGTGACTGCTTCGAAAGCATGCTACGACGGGATCACCCCGACCCGGCACAACGAAACGGCTTGATGGGCTTGGACAGCTCTAGAACCCGGGGAGGCGCGGAAATTACGACCTACGACAGTCTGGACGTATCTCTGGGTCAGTCCCGCAACAACATCTATCTGGGCAGCAAATGCTGGGCGGTATATGTTGCTCTGGAAAAGATATTTGCCTCAAAAGGGCTTAACTCCCTTTCACAGGAGGCTGGCTTACAGGCAGACAAATGCGCAGCAGCGATCACAGCACATATGACAGACAAGGGCTATATTCCAGCAGTTATTCAGGAAGGTAATGACTCGCAGATTATTCCTGCCATTGAGGGACTGATCTTCCCTTACTTTACAGGATGTGAGGCTGCGCTTAAGCCTGATGGACGGTTCGGTGGATATATCCAAGCACTGCGGCGCCATTTGGAAACTGTACTGGTACCGGGAGTTTGTCTGTTTGAAGACGGAGGCTGGAAGCTGTCCTCGACCAGTAACAACTCCTGGCTGAGCAAAATCTATCTGTCACAGTTTATTGCCCGCGAGCTGCTGGAACTGCCTTGGGAAGAAGCTGGGCAGGCCGCAGACGCTGCCCACGTCTCATGGCTTCTTCACCCTGAAGAATCCTATTGGTGCTGGAGCGATCAGATACTCTCGGGCATTGCCCATGGCAGTAAATATTATCCGCGCGGAGTTACCGCTATTTTGTGGCTGTATGAAGGCAACGGCAACCGTCTGACTCTCCCAGAGCATATGAGTCAGGATCAGAAACAGCATGTCTGA
- a CDS encoding alpha-glucuronidase family glycosyl hydrolase — MSKLMDMPKESGYAAWLHYSRNSKVQKLPAWCRVIVVHETDEVLQSAASELQHGLTSMFGQQPKISTVPVNAPFIALGTFPTHPLVAERFSATEQAEVGAEGYRIRGLEMPDPAYSALHSNDEFKGPYVIVAGQTSKGVLYGVFHLLRYLQGGLDGKLKPAAEESLHAPLLDLLSNPANPIRMINHWDNMDGSIERGYAGGSIFYDNNAFTANMERLRDYARLLASVGIQALSINNVNVHQVETELITDKFLPDVAKVAAVFRAYGIQIYLSINYASPIQLGGLTTADPLEPAVAEWWQTKAQEVYAAVPDLGGFVVKADSENRPGPFSYGRHHADGANMLADALQPYGGRVIWRCFVYNCKQDWRDRKTDRARAAFDHFKPLDGLFRENVILQIKNGPMDFQVREPVSPLFGGLEATQVLLEFQIAQEYTGQQKHLCYLVPQWKEVLDFDTYAKGKGSTIKRIVSGALHSPKPTNYGIAAVSNIGADTNWTGHLLAQSNLYGYGRLAWDPELSAEEIADEWVRLTFGRQGNSEGDTDLISTIKQMLLNSWNIYESYTAPLGVGWMVSPDHHYGPDVDGYEYSKWGTYHFADCRGIGVDRTTTTGTGYAGQYFAPHADIYESTDTCPDELLLFFHHVPYTHLLHSGQTVIQHIYDTHFEGAERAAHLRDTWVSLRGQLNDTMYEQVLERLEHQAEHAKEWRDRINTYFYRKSGIADQKDRPIY, encoded by the coding sequence ATGAGCAAGCTTATGGATATGCCAAAAGAAAGCGGCTATGCGGCTTGGCTGCATTACAGCCGCAATAGTAAGGTACAAAAGCTGCCCGCTTGGTGCAGGGTCATCGTGGTCCATGAGACAGATGAAGTGCTTCAATCGGCTGCGAGTGAGCTTCAGCACGGATTGACCTCCATGTTTGGACAGCAGCCGAAAATCAGCACCGTTCCTGTAAATGCGCCATTCATTGCGCTGGGTACGTTCCCAACGCATCCTTTGGTCGCAGAACGATTCAGTGCGACGGAACAGGCAGAAGTGGGCGCGGAAGGCTACCGAATTCGCGGGCTAGAGATGCCAGATCCGGCATATTCAGCTTTGCACAGTAACGATGAGTTCAAAGGACCGTACGTTATAGTCGCGGGGCAGACCTCCAAAGGCGTATTGTATGGAGTCTTTCATCTGCTGCGCTACCTTCAAGGAGGATTAGACGGCAAACTGAAACCCGCCGCCGAGGAATCATTGCACGCTCCCCTTCTAGACCTATTGTCTAATCCAGCTAATCCCATCCGTATGATCAACCACTGGGATAACATGGATGGTAGTATTGAACGCGGGTATGCGGGTGGGTCCATTTTCTACGACAATAATGCCTTTACTGCAAATATGGAGCGCCTGCGAGACTATGCCCGTCTACTCGCTTCTGTAGGCATTCAAGCGCTATCCATTAACAATGTGAATGTCCATCAGGTAGAAACCGAGCTGATTACAGATAAATTCCTACCGGATGTGGCCAAAGTAGCTGCGGTATTCCGCGCCTATGGCATACAGATCTACTTGAGCATTAACTATGCCAGTCCTATTCAGCTCGGCGGGTTAACCACAGCCGATCCCTTGGAACCAGCTGTAGCTGAATGGTGGCAGACCAAAGCCCAGGAAGTTTACGCCGCCGTTCCTGATCTGGGTGGTTTTGTGGTCAAAGCCGATTCCGAAAATCGGCCCGGACCGTTCAGCTACGGGCGCCATCACGCCGATGGAGCCAATATGCTGGCAGATGCGTTGCAGCCCTATGGCGGACGTGTGATTTGGCGCTGCTTTGTCTACAACTGCAAGCAGGACTGGCGCGATCGCAAGACGGATCGAGCTCGCGCAGCCTTTGACCATTTTAAACCACTGGATGGGCTGTTTCGGGAAAATGTCATTTTACAGATCAAAAATGGTCCCATGGATTTTCAGGTGCGGGAGCCTGTCTCCCCCCTGTTCGGTGGGCTGGAAGCCACTCAGGTGCTACTGGAATTTCAGATTGCGCAAGAGTACACCGGCCAACAGAAGCATCTATGTTACCTTGTTCCGCAATGGAAGGAAGTATTGGATTTTGATACCTACGCCAAAGGAAAAGGCTCCACCATCAAGCGTATTGTGAGTGGCGCCCTGCATTCTCCCAAACCTACCAACTATGGAATAGCCGCTGTATCCAATATTGGTGCAGACACCAATTGGACCGGACATTTGCTCGCCCAGTCCAATCTTTATGGCTATGGTCGACTGGCATGGGACCCGGAGCTGTCTGCGGAGGAAATCGCTGATGAGTGGGTTCGGCTGACGTTTGGCAGACAAGGGAATAGCGAAGGCGACACAGATTTAATTTCTACCATTAAGCAGATGCTGCTCAATTCATGGAATATCTACGAATCCTACACCGCCCCTCTGGGGGTCGGCTGGATGGTCAGTCCCGATCACCACTATGGGCCGGATGTAGACGGGTACGAATATTCCAAGTGGGGAACCTACCATTTTGCTGATTGCCGAGGGATTGGAGTAGATCGCACGACCACAACCGGGACCGGCTATGCAGGACAATATTTTGCTCCCCATGCCGATATCTACGAATCTACGGACACCTGTCCGGATGAGCTGCTCTTATTCTTTCACCATGTCCCTTATACACACTTGCTCCACTCCGGCCAAACTGTCATACAGCACATTTATGATACCCATTTTGAAGGTGCAGAACGTGCGGCCCATCTCCGAGACACATGGGTTAGTCTACGAGGGCAGCTGAATGATACCATGTATGAGCAGGTGCTGGAGCGGCTGGAGCATCAGGCTGAGCATGCCAAAGAATGGCGGGATCGGATCAATACGTATTTCTACCGTAAAAGCGGCATTGCCGACCAGAAGGATCGCCCTATTTATTAA